Proteins encoded within one genomic window of Borrelia parkeri:
- a CDS encoding bifunctional 5,10-methylenetetrahydrofolate dehydrogenase/5,10-methenyltetrahydrofolate cyclohydrolase has translation MSNVFDGKLFASQYYLLLKEFLIHHDLVDKVSLKVILANNNPASKLYVAVKERVSREIGINFHVIKLADNSGQDNILTFIEAENINEYTDGIIVQLPLASEIDVNMVLNSIVSTKDVDGLSVINLGKLIAGDRRGFIPCTAFAVLKVLFDKGIEISGKTVVVIGRSSLVGRPISILLSSKPYDATVITCHSKSTNLDVYVRQSDIIISAVGKPKLINASMIDRHPYVIDIGISRVEIDGNNVLIGDVDFESVKEKVKFITPVVGGIGPVTVLMLMFNTIKAHLIRHNKFDILEKLEKLVEV, from the coding sequence TTGAGCAATGTTTTTGATGGTAAACTTTTTGCAAGTCAATATTATTTATTACTTAAAGAGTTTTTAATTCATCATGATTTAGTGGATAAAGTTTCTTTAAAAGTGATTTTGGCAAATAATAACCCTGCAAGTAAACTTTACGTTGCTGTTAAGGAAAGAGTATCTAGAGAAATTGGTATTAATTTTCATGTTATTAAGTTAGCTGATAATTCGGGACAAGATAATATTTTGACATTTATCGAGGCTGAAAATATAAATGAATATACTGATGGGATTATTGTTCAGTTGCCCCTTGCTAGTGAAATAGATGTAAATATGGTTTTAAACAGTATAGTGAGTACTAAGGATGTAGATGGACTTTCTGTTATTAACTTGGGCAAGTTAATAGCAGGTGATAGGAGAGGATTTATTCCTTGTACAGCTTTTGCTGTTTTAAAAGTTTTATTTGATAAGGGAATAGAAATTTCTGGTAAGACTGTTGTTGTGATTGGAAGAAGTTCTCTTGTTGGGAGGCCTATTTCTATCTTGCTTTCTTCTAAACCCTATGATGCTACTGTGATTACTTGTCATAGTAAAAGTACTAATTTAGATGTGTATGTAAGACAATCAGATATTATTATTTCTGCTGTTGGAAAACCTAAATTAATAAATGCTAGTATGATTGATAGACATCCTTATGTTATTGATATTGGTATTTCTAGAGTAGAGATTGATGGTAATAATGTTCTTATAGGAGATGTTGATTTTGAATCAGTTAAAGAAAAAGTTAAGTTTATTACGCCTGTAGTAGGTGGAATCGGCCCTGTTACGGTTCTTATGTTGATGTTTAATACAATTAAGGCACATCTAATTAGGCATAATAAGTTTGATATTTTAGAAAAGTTAGAAAAGTTGGTGGAGGTTTGA
- a CDS encoding BB0027 family outer member beta-barrel protein, protein MKKNFLLGLTLLFLLHANVNRIEAYSIDRNGNSIIEVDLSLGIPLFYHSLSKVFSSNLYPGGIGALKYKYHILSNLAIGFELRYMFNFDINHSFNLLNPDSGIGKTFSTVPITFLTAYVFDIGEIFQIPIFSNIGFSLSSYGDKSDNISNLRTFDAMPVMSIGSGILWNFNYQWALGITTSWWTMFEFGNMAKTGHFLLISLSVIVNINKL, encoded by the coding sequence ATGAAAAAGAATTTTTTACTTGGTCTCACCTTACTATTCTTATTACATGCCAATGTAAACAGAATTGAAGCATATTCAATTGATAGAAACGGAAATTCTATTATAGAAGTAGATTTAAGCTTAGGCATTCCCCTTTTCTACCATAGTTTATCAAAAGTCTTTTCTTCAAATCTGTACCCAGGAGGAATTGGGGCACTTAAATACAAATATCACATCCTAAGCAACTTAGCTATAGGTTTTGAGCTTAGATACATGTTTAATTTTGATATCAATCATTCATTTAACCTATTAAATCCTGATTCAGGCATAGGTAAGACATTTAGTACAGTGCCTATCACATTCCTAACAGCCTATGTCTTTGACATAGGAGAGATCTTTCAGATACCCATATTTTCAAATATAGGATTTTCTTTAAGCTCCTACGGAGATAAAAGTGATAATATCTCAAATTTAAGAACTTTTGATGCAATGCCTGTAATGTCTATTGGTTCTGGAATCTTATGGAATTTCAACTACCAATGGGCTTTAGGAATTACAACTTCATGGTGGACAATGTTTGAATTTGGAAATATGGCTAAAACCGGACATTTTTTACTAATATCACTATCAGTAATAGTGAATATCAATAAATTGTAG
- the bamB gene encoding outer membrane protein assembly factor BamB — MDKKGYKNFMIIILIMLVLSCSSESIFSQLSKLQKINSNNNILDTSSPSGISLVNDTLYVAAMHLFKKSNGNVERVNFSNSYEFVIDLVNISGKTYLLVQNKNGQLELYSLESNNWKLLFQKNLIPIKFLKSIGTSGITSAFILTLGENGNQTILDIHGNNQTPNSTTNNDKFYQISNDQQSITGKFAKIWKLNGSGVINVKSTNEIMAIIETSIRGTKETLVFTGRDHDTSDHKFKIYSSTNNYQDPIFNRDGIGEFIAYFAREVDGIILIGSNNGFIELVRDKNTFNLQPPSQSVLPGSYNGSQLSKTRLNDIIPTSNKIIYILTQGKGLWKIENKKLIKE; from the coding sequence ATGGATAAAAAAGGTTACAAAAATTTCATGATAATAATATTAATAATGTTAGTTTTATCATGTTCAAGTGAATCTATCTTTTCTCAGCTCAGCAAGTTACAAAAAATAAATAGTAATAATAACATTCTAGACACTTCAAGTCCAAGTGGCATCTCATTGGTCAATGATACTCTTTATGTTGCAGCCATGCATTTATTTAAAAAATCAAATGGAAATGTTGAAAGAGTAAATTTTAGTAATTCTTATGAATTTGTAATTGACCTTGTAAATATATCAGGCAAAACATATTTATTAGTTCAAAATAAAAATGGGCAACTAGAACTCTACTCTCTTGAAAGCAATAATTGGAAACTTCTATTTCAAAAAAATCTAATTCCAATTAAATTCTTAAAATCCATAGGAACAAGTGGTATTACTTCTGCTTTCATCCTAACATTAGGAGAAAATGGAAATCAAACTATTCTAGATATACATGGAAATAATCAAACTCCCAACAGCACAACTAACAATGATAAATTTTATCAAATTTCAAATGACCAGCAGTCCATTACAGGAAAATTTGCAAAAATTTGGAAACTAAACGGTAGCGGAGTTATAAATGTTAAATCAACAAATGAAATAATGGCAATAATAGAAACAAGTATCCGTGGAACCAAAGAAACTTTGGTGTTTACTGGAAGAGATCATGATACATCAGATCACAAATTCAAAATATACTCAAGCACAAATAATTACCAAGATCCAATATTCAATCGAGATGGCATAGGAGAATTTATTGCATACTTTGCAAGAGAAGTTGATGGAATAATACTTATAGGCAGTAATAATGGATTTATAGAACTTGTAAGAGATAAAAATACATTTAATCTACAACCACCTTCACAATCTGTATTACCAGGTTCTTATAATGGTTCACAACTAAGTAAAACAAGACTTAATGATATTATACCCACATCAAATAAAATAATTTACATACTAACCCAAGGAAAAGGATTATGGAAAATTGAAAATAAAAAGCTAATTAAAGAATAA
- a CDS encoding DUF188 domain-containing protein: MLNKIFVDADSCNLQVIKFLQNFVSNRNVRLILVANRHLNLEMSKNTSVKIARDVDSLILELIDKNSMVVTRDILFVKNLLNLQIKVMNDEGQIFDTNNINYLYFRSKLNINLGIKVKKYFHEETNKVRYSNFAMNFHRLFFN, from the coding sequence TTGTTAAATAAAATTTTTGTTGATGCTGATTCTTGTAATTTACAAGTAATAAAATTTTTACAAAATTTTGTGTCAAATAGAAATGTGAGGCTTATTTTGGTTGCAAACAGGCATTTAAATTTAGAGATGTCAAAAAATACTTCTGTTAAAATTGCAAGAGATGTTGATTCTTTGATTTTAGAATTAATTGATAAGAATAGTATGGTGGTTACCAGAGACATATTATTTGTTAAAAACTTATTGAATTTGCAAATTAAAGTTATGAATGATGAGGGACAAATTTTTGATACAAATAATATAAATTATTTGTATTTTAGATCTAAATTAAATATTAATTTAGGTATTAAAGTTAAAAAATATTTTCATGAAGAAACTAATAAAGTTAGGTATTCAAATTTTGCAATGAATTTTCATCGTTTATTCTTTAATTAG
- the lepB gene encoding signal peptidase I — translation MTAYLTFEQRLLRKKRRQNFLKIILLFLVLNYFFTKFVLQIFIFRGDEMLPLITKNDSLIFISKYMRSFFVPLKVNDIVLYEDLNLRRNFVLNFFRDLFFLNKIFNTRSYKIAKIVATQGDLVYVKGFDILVHRRDNNSYYLNGNFMSGYRLNDFFNFNEVIKCFALKKNEFFLLNENLKILNDSRVFGPVEQSHILSFLVLRIMDYKFVK, via the coding sequence ATGACAGCATATTTAACTTTTGAACAAAGACTTTTGAGAAAAAAGAGAAGACAAAATTTTCTTAAAATTATTCTGTTGTTTTTGGTATTAAATTATTTTTTTACAAAATTTGTCTTACAAATTTTTATTTTTCGAGGTGATGAAATGTTGCCTTTAATAACAAAGAATGATAGTTTGATTTTTATTTCAAAATATATGCGATCTTTTTTTGTTCCTTTGAAAGTGAATGATATTGTGCTTTATGAAGATTTAAATTTAAGGAGAAATTTTGTTTTAAATTTTTTCAGGGATTTATTTTTTTTAAACAAAATTTTTAATACAAGAAGTTATAAAATTGCAAAAATAGTTGCTACTCAGGGAGATTTAGTTTATGTTAAGGGTTTTGATATCTTGGTTCATAGGAGAGATAATAATTCTTATTATTTGAATGGTAATTTTATGAGTGGTTATAGATTAAATGATTTTTTTAACTTTAATGAAGTAATTAAGTGTTTTGCTTTAAAGAAAAATGAATTTTTTCTCTTAAATGAGAATTTGAAAATTTTAAATGATTCTAGAGTATTTGGGCCTGTTGAACAATCCCATATTTTGTCTTTCTTAGTATTAAGGATAATGGATTATAAATTTGTTAAATAA
- the lepB gene encoding signal peptidase I → MYLEKLDKFANFLVEIIEKYLTYRKKRKYFYKLKAKRRGFMLNFLLELLGASIFVLGINQYFLQAYRIPSGSMENTLQIGDLLFVDKFSYGPELLPGVCKINGIKEPNEAEIVIFENVEYESKGLFFDILHRLLYMLSFSFVDLDRDESGNPSVRFLVKRALFADGKLVRFRNGRVFVKKEGEESFMEENSYKASLGYNFGIKKVIEDADYKVYDNLAMFIALNQLSVDLENISDFSFFNVREVDRFEIERLEYRYLVAFMPYVDYYMEKAIMRDYGIYVPYGYVLPIGDNRDNSYDGRFFGVINKSKILGRAFFMYFPFSRIGLI, encoded by the coding sequence ATGTATTTAGAAAAATTAGATAAGTTTGCTAACTTTTTAGTGGAGATTATTGAAAAATATTTAACTTATAGGAAAAAAAGGAAGTATTTTTATAAACTTAAAGCTAAAAGACGAGGGTTTATGCTTAACTTTTTACTTGAACTTTTGGGTGCTTCAATTTTTGTTTTGGGAATAAATCAATATTTTTTACAAGCATATAGAATCCCATCAGGATCAATGGAGAATACTCTTCAAATTGGAGATTTATTATTTGTGGATAAATTTTCTTATGGACCTGAACTTTTGCCAGGAGTATGTAAAATAAATGGAATAAAAGAACCAAATGAAGCAGAGATTGTAATTTTTGAAAATGTAGAATATGAATCAAAAGGGCTTTTTTTTGATATTTTGCATAGATTACTTTATATGTTGTCTTTTAGTTTTGTTGATCTTGATAGGGATGAAAGTGGAAATCCTAGTGTTAGATTCCTTGTTAAAAGAGCGTTATTTGCGGATGGTAAGCTTGTAAGATTTCGAAATGGGAGAGTGTTTGTTAAGAAGGAAGGAGAAGAAAGTTTTATGGAAGAAAATTCTTATAAAGCTTCATTAGGATATAACTTTGGTATTAAGAAGGTTATAGAAGATGCGGACTATAAGGTTTATGATAATCTTGCTATGTTTATTGCATTAAATCAATTGAGTGTTGATTTAGAGAATATATCTGATTTTTCATTTTTTAATGTTAGGGAAGTTGATAGATTTGAAATTGAAAGATTGGAATATCGTTATTTAGTAGCTTTCATGCCATATGTTGATTATTATATGGAAAAGGCAATAATGAGGGATTATGGAATATATGTGCCTTATGGGTATGTATTGCCTATTGGAGATAATAGAGATAATTCTTATGATGGTAGATTTTTTGGTGTTATAAATAAAAGTAAAATTCTTGGTAGAGCTTTTTTCATGTATTTCCCTTTTTCTAGAATAGGTTTGATTTAA
- a CDS encoding SUMF1/EgtB/PvdO family nonheme iron enzyme: protein MLKENDGLDINEELLTVKLRPILGITPKIYVLFTIIILPLILVFSLIINTKLNNPGAYLKIKTNVNNAHVYLDEKYIGRTPLKKYINVTKGTLKIKRFGFETYEKKIDIQNKFFTSYQFNIDLKLKNPDKIIVQRQKELSVMTKIKSNNDNIQLIPVFSLIVNDLQNSPEHIKKFFKTSIPHIHSNTMFKDFLIAYKNIYSINNNNNKEIWKSLQQNFNLENRTIIWFFENLDKEQQKQISNEIWFKTLIENLKNENKVLNFETKNINLHLKNFKKIAPQNIESIQNYKLYSQNLTLKTTYKLKEFLIQNRNVTKTEYQKFLNENPKWTLNNKDNLIKEELVDESYLKTFKQMPSNEDITHISYHAAIEYAKWYSSNLPKGFKARLPISQEWEAYQKEVPKAIESLNTNEISKKVGFWNLMQNPNINESILFQDENDIYYAHSNFNSLITEIRTYNYNNNSTLKPSTQASFLKHWCSPNIGFRLVIEKE, encoded by the coding sequence ATGCTCAAAGAGAATGATGGTCTTGATATTAATGAGGAATTACTTACAGTAAAATTAAGGCCAATATTAGGAATAACCCCAAAAATTTACGTTTTATTTACAATAATTATCCTACCTTTAATATTAGTATTTAGTTTAATCATAAATACCAAATTAAACAATCCTGGAGCATACTTAAAGATAAAAACCAATGTCAATAATGCACATGTTTACTTAGACGAAAAATACATTGGAAGAACTCCACTAAAAAAATACATAAATGTTACTAAAGGAACCTTAAAAATTAAAAGGTTTGGATTTGAGACTTATGAAAAAAAAATTGATATACAAAATAAATTTTTCACAAGCTATCAATTCAACATTGATTTAAAACTAAAAAATCCTGATAAGATCATTGTACAAAGACAAAAAGAACTCTCAGTTATGACAAAAATTAAAAGTAATAACGACAATATACAATTAATTCCCGTATTCTCATTAATTGTAAACGACTTACAGAATAGCCCAGAACATATAAAGAAATTCTTTAAAACATCCATTCCACATATACATTCAAATACAATGTTTAAAGACTTTCTCATAGCATACAAAAATATTTATTCAATAAACAATAATAACAATAAAGAAATATGGAAATCCCTACAGCAAAACTTTAATTTGGAAAATAGGACAATAATTTGGTTTTTTGAAAATTTAGATAAAGAACAACAAAAACAAATATCCAACGAAATATGGTTTAAAACACTAATAGAAAACCTAAAAAATGAAAATAAAGTATTAAACTTCGAAACTAAAAATATAAATTTACATCTAAAGAATTTTAAAAAGATAGCTCCACAAAATATTGAAAGTATCCAAAATTACAAATTATATTCACAAAATCTCACACTCAAGACTACATATAAATTAAAAGAATTTTTAATCCAGAACAGAAATGTAACTAAAACCGAATATCAAAAATTTTTAAATGAAAATCCAAAATGGACACTCAACAATAAAGATAATTTAATCAAAGAAGAACTTGTAGATGAAAGTTACCTTAAAACCTTTAAACAAATGCCTTCAAATGAGGATATTACTCATATATCTTATCATGCAGCAATAGAATATGCTAAATGGTATTCTTCAAATTTACCTAAAGGATTTAAAGCAAGACTTCCTATATCTCAAGAATGGGAAGCATATCAAAAAGAAGTACCAAAAGCTATAGAAAGTTTAAATACAAATGAAATATCTAAAAAAGTTGGCTTTTGGAATTTAATGCAAAATCCAAACATCAATGAATCCATATTATTTCAAGACGAAAACGATATATACTATGCGCATTCAAACTTTAACTCACTAATCACTGAGATTAGAACATACAATTATAATAACAACTCAACACTTAAACCTTCAACTCAGGCTTCGTTCCTAAAACATTGGTGTTCACCAAATATTGGATTTAGACTAGTTATTGAAAAGGAATAG
- the smpB gene encoding SsrA-binding protein SmpB: MSILLLENKKARFNYFIEDKINCGIILKGTEVKSIKLKKFSFNDSFASIKKDEVWLENLHIAKYKEGNIFNHEEIRRRKLLLTKKEIQKLKKFKEKEGYTLVPISIYLKNSLIKVELGVCKGKKLFDKREVLKQKSIKKDLNREIKQYR, from the coding sequence GTGAGTATATTACTGCTTGAAAACAAAAAAGCAAGATTCAATTACTTCATTGAAGATAAAATAAACTGTGGAATCATCTTAAAAGGAACTGAGGTTAAATCCATTAAATTAAAAAAATTTTCATTTAATGATAGCTTTGCCAGCATTAAAAAAGATGAAGTATGGCTTGAAAATTTACATATAGCAAAATATAAAGAAGGTAATATCTTCAATCACGAAGAAATAAGACGCAGAAAACTTCTTTTAACAAAAAAAGAAATACAAAAACTAAAAAAATTTAAAGAAAAAGAAGGATACACATTAGTTCCTATCTCGATTTATCTAAAGAATTCATTAATAAAAGTAGAACTTGGGGTATGTAAAGGAAAAAAATTATTTGATAAACGAGAAGTGTTAAAACAAAAAAGCATAAAAAAAGATTTGAATCGTGAGATCAAACAATATAGATAA
- a CDS encoding P13 family porin, translating to MKKILILMLVFFCAFVSFAQNHDELVGSGGNVEKMLLYETYKKDAVVPCLLNLFVGFGIGSLVQGDITGGLLSLGFDAVSIGLLSYGTYSIIESHYEKKEKPTVLALSLAAVGGATLVLTRIIEAVLPFTYASSYNRKLQENLGITLGGLQPEVDMNFNEDARLMLEVSFSKRY from the coding sequence ATGAAAAAAATATTGATTTTAATGTTAGTTTTCTTTTGTGCTTTTGTTAGTTTTGCCCAAAATCATGATGAGCTTGTGGGTAGTGGTGGCAACGTAGAAAAGATGTTACTTTATGAAACTTATAAAAAAGATGCTGTAGTGCCTTGTTTATTGAATCTTTTTGTAGGTTTTGGGATAGGATCTTTAGTACAAGGCGATATTACTGGTGGATTACTGAGTTTAGGTTTTGATGCTGTGAGTATTGGTTTGTTGAGTTATGGTACATATTCTATAATTGAATCTCATTATGAAAAAAAGGAAAAGCCAACAGTACTTGCTTTATCTTTAGCGGCGGTAGGGGGAGCTACTCTAGTTTTAACACGAATTATTGAAGCTGTACTTCCTTTTACATATGCGTCTAGTTATAATAGAAAACTTCAAGAGAATTTGGGAATAACATTGGGAGGATTGCAACCAGAAGTTGATATGAATTTTAATGAAGATGCTAGGTTAATGCTTGAAGTCTCTTTCAGTAAGAGGTATTAA
- a CDS encoding DNA topoisomerase IV subunit A codes for MDIKTLLKDNFLQYSSYVIKDRAIASVIDGFKPVQRRIIHSLFEMNDGNFHKVANVVGNTMKYHPHGDTSIYEALVNMANKDLFIEKQGNFGNLLTGDPASASRYIECRLTPLAFEVLYSKEITSYEPSYDGRNDEPLIFPAKIPVILVQGSEGIAVGMAAKILPHNFNEILSAVKSELLGESYELYPDFPTGGIVDVNEYADGNGKVLVRARIEPTDDNKAILIKELPFGETTESLIASIERAIRKNYIKVSSINDFTTENVEIELTLPRGVYASEVIEKLYHYTNCQVSISVNLLLLSDRYPVIYTVTDIIKFHAEHLQKVLKMELELERNKILEKIFSKTLEQMFIEKKIYKILETISKESDVVNIVLSEILKYKDSFLYREIVLYDIENLLKIPIRKISMFDIDKNNKDIRTLSKELKRVESNIKSIRGFSINFIDTLLAKYSKVYRRKTEISLIKSKNVKEIATKNMKVYLNLKAGFVGTSLIDGEFIGNASYYDKILIFKKNSYVLKNIEDKTFIDKNNVNVLVYDINNSKDQIFSIIYQNKADNFYYVKRFKIDKFITDKVYEFLSDGDEFIDFALNPEFVEFSTSKDIVKMISIDDFMIKSRISMGKRISSSIIKKVKFK; via the coding sequence ATGGATATTAAAACATTACTTAAGGATAATTTTTTACAGTATTCATCTTATGTCATTAAAGATCGTGCAATTGCTAGTGTTATTGATGGATTTAAGCCTGTGCAGAGACGAATCATACATTCTCTTTTTGAGATGAATGATGGCAATTTTCATAAAGTTGCAAATGTTGTTGGAAATACAATGAAATATCATCCCCATGGTGATACTTCAATTTATGAAGCACTTGTTAATATGGCAAATAAGGATTTATTTATTGAAAAGCAAGGAAATTTTGGTAATCTTTTAACAGGAGATCCTGCTTCTGCATCGCGTTACATTGAATGTCGATTAACTCCTCTAGCGTTTGAAGTGCTTTATAGCAAGGAAATAACCTCTTATGAACCTTCTTATGATGGTCGCAATGATGAACCTTTAATTTTTCCTGCTAAAATTCCTGTAATACTTGTTCAGGGAAGTGAAGGAATAGCTGTTGGCATGGCTGCTAAAATTCTTCCTCATAATTTTAATGAGATTTTAAGTGCTGTTAAAAGTGAGTTGCTTGGAGAGTCTTATGAGCTTTATCCTGATTTTCCAACTGGTGGAATAGTCGATGTTAATGAGTATGCTGATGGAAATGGAAAAGTTTTGGTTCGTGCAAGGATTGAACCTACAGATGATAATAAGGCCATTTTAATAAAAGAATTACCATTTGGAGAGACTACTGAGAGTTTGATAGCTTCAATTGAGAGAGCTATTCGGAAAAATTATATTAAAGTCTCAAGTATTAACGATTTTACTACCGAAAATGTGGAGATTGAATTAACCCTTCCAAGAGGAGTTTATGCAAGTGAAGTTATTGAAAAATTGTATCATTATACAAATTGTCAAGTTTCTATTTCTGTTAATTTGCTTTTACTGAGTGATAGATATCCTGTTATCTATACTGTTACAGATATTATCAAGTTTCATGCTGAGCATTTGCAAAAGGTTTTAAAGATGGAACTTGAATTGGAGAGAAATAAAATACTTGAAAAAATCTTTTCTAAGACTTTGGAACAAATGTTTATTGAAAAGAAGATTTATAAAATTCTTGAGACTATTTCTAAAGAATCTGATGTTGTTAATATTGTGTTGAGTGAAATTTTAAAATATAAAGATAGTTTTTTATATAGAGAGATTGTTTTATATGATATTGAAAATTTACTTAAAATTCCTATTAGGAAGATCAGTATGTTTGATATTGATAAGAATAACAAAGATATTCGAACTTTAAGTAAAGAATTAAAAAGAGTAGAGAGTAATATTAAATCAATTAGAGGTTTTTCAATAAATTTTATTGATACTCTACTTGCAAAATATTCCAAAGTTTATCGTAGAAAAACGGAAATATCCCTTATTAAGTCAAAAAATGTTAAAGAAATAGCTACTAAGAATATGAAGGTTTATTTGAACTTAAAGGCAGGATTTGTTGGAACTAGTCTTATTGATGGTGAATTTATTGGTAATGCTAGCTATTATGATAAAATATTGATATTTAAGAAAAATTCTTATGTTTTAAAAAATATTGAAGATAAAACATTTATTGATAAGAATAATGTGAATGTTTTAGTGTATGATATCAATAATTCTAAAGATCAAATATTTTCTATAATTTATCAAAATAAAGCTGATAATTTTTATTATGTTAAGAGGTTTAAGATAGATAAGTTTATTACAGACAAGGTTTATGAGTTTTTAAGTGATGGAGATGAATTTATAGATTTTGCTTTAAATCCAGAATTTGTAGAATTTTCTACTAGTAAAGATATTGTTAAAATGATTAGCATTGATGATTTTATGATTAAATCACGCATTTCTATGGGTAAGAGAATTTCAAGCAGTATTATTAAGAAAGTTAAGTTTAAATGA